A stretch of DNA from Staphylococcus equorum:
ATGCCTGCATAAAATATGATTGAAAAGAAGATTATTAAAATTAATAGTGTTTGGCCTACATCTCTTTGTAGAAGCACAAGTGCTATACAAAATGAAGCCAAAATAATTGGTGATGTTAATAGTTTAGGATTTTTAAAAACTTTTGGTCGTTTCTTTTCTATCATATAAGGTATATATACAATTATTGCAATTTTCAATAGTTCCGAAGCTTGTAGATTCATAAACCCTAAATTGAGCCAACTTTTCGAACCATTAATATTACTTCCTACAAGTAAAGTTGCTACAAGTAAAGCAACCATTATCATCATCATCCATTTCTGAAATTTGATGGATTCAAGGAATTTGACATTCATAAAGAAGGCCATGAAAAAGACAAGAATTAAACTCATGATTACATACATTAATTGTCTTGTATAAAAGTAAGTCCCAGTCACTGGAACGCCACCTGTCAATGAACCTTTTGTAGCTGCAACCATACTTGCACTATATACCATTACTAAGCCTATAAGACATAATAAAATATATGTAATTACTAACGGATAATCAATATACTTGGCATTTCTACCAATATATCGAAAAAATTGTTTTATGTTATTCATTTGACATATCATCCAATTCTAATTATTAATATCATTTATCATTACTAGCTCAAATTCGTAACATTAAAACGATATTTATTGTTGTAAATCGTCTTAAGATATTGGGTCTGTTTCATAAAAAATAAATTACACTTTTAACATTATATCAAACATCACTATGATATTTCGAACAAATATAACACTAAATACCATTATTTTAACCATTAATTTCGTCATTTGTCTATTTTGAGCAAAAGAAAATGGCTGCGATGCAATCAACAATATATTGATGTCCCAGCCACTCTGAAATATGTTATGTAGTTTTGAAGATACTACTTATTCAAGTTGTGTGTATTTTCAAAGCTGGTTAAAATCTTTCCAGCCAAAAAATCTATTTATTTAACCATATTAAACATTAGTAAATGCGTCATGCAATTTAGAAAGTTCTTTTTCTAATCGTAGCATTAAATCTTTGCCCACTTCTATATCGACTAAACCAAGTTGAACAGCAAAATCTACTTCTTTTTGCAATCCAAACATTTGTGTATCGAGTACTTCTTCATATAACGGGCATTGAGGTAACGTCAGATTATCCATTTGTACTTTTATAAGTTGGAGAATCCTATCAGCATCTTTATTCAACTGGTCATATGCCGCATTGTTCATTTTTTGATTTTTTACCAAGACATACTCCCCCTATCAATTGTAACTTTATATGTAGAAGTGTATCTTACTGATTCATAAAAAGCAAGTGAATTCCTTAATATACTAAACCGTGTTATTTGTGATAATATTGATATTAAAGAAATCTTTATCTCAAATATATTTTTTACAGAATCGTCAGACTACTGACATCCGTTGTGAAAACGTTTTATTTCAACACAGTTTTTAATGTACAATGAGTATAGAAGTGTTCACTAACAAGTGAGAAACATTCACAAAAAGTTCATTTTTACATATTTTTGTTATAAAGATAGATAAGATATACAAATAGGAGTGGGACTATGATTCAAATTAAGGGCGCAGTTAAATTTCCAATATCATTAGATAGTACAACTTGGATTTTTGATGATAGAAAAGTACAAATTGAAGATTTAGAAAAAGGTGTATTCGACGGTACAAAACCAATCAATTTTGACGATAACCGTGAATGGAATCGTGCAATTTTGGAAGGCCAAACTAATCCGCCAACATTAAATTCTGAAATTAAATATAAAAGACGTGCAGTATTGGAACAATCATTTGTTATCAATATGACACCTTTTTTCAAGAATGCTGAACCACATGATTCTGCAAAGATCATCCGTTTATATAATGAGAATGATGCCATTGAGGTTCCGATTGATTTATTACCTTACCTCTTTTTCCAATTCGCTAAAGATGGTAAAAGATTATATGATGACTATAGTGTAGATAGCTTTGTTTACATTCCAAATGAAGGTTATTCTTACCAATTTGCATACGTTACTCATATTGAGGTGATCTAAGTATGAAAAAAGTTCAATGTATTATTTGTGATACAGAAGTATTTATCGATCAAAATACATTAGAAGCGAAAAGACTTAGAAATGATCCGATGCACACATTTATGTGTGATGAGTGTAAAAGTAGACTTGATACACCTAAACAGCGCAATCAAGTAACAACTTACAATCATCTCTAACACAAAATTTTATTACACAATAATTTAATAAACAAACTTTATAATTATAATAGCTAATTGTTCAATAATTACGAGCCGTAACTAAAATGCAGCTCAAATTGTTAAATGCTTAGCTATTTTTATATGTTATAAATCATCAAGTACATATAATGTTAATAGCAATATACTTTTAATTTTATTAACCACATTATTTTAAATGACAATTTTAAAATAAAAGAACCAAACTAGATAATATTAACTAGTTTGGTTCTCATATCAAATCTTTTTTAATTAATCATCTTCTTGCATCAATTGTTTGATACGTTTAGATTCTTTTTCACGTGCTGATTTTTCTAGCACTGTTTTTCTAATACGAATATTTTCTGGTGTAACTTCTACAAGTTCATCGTCATTGATAAATTGTAATGCTTCTTCTAATGTTAAAATTCTTGGGCGTTTCATACTTACAGTTTGGTCTTTATTAGCAGAACGTACGTTTGTTTGGTTCTTTTCTTTCGTAACATTAACTGTTAAGTCATTATCACGGTTATGTTCACCAACAACCATACCTTCATATACTTCAGTACCAGGTTCCATGAAGTTTGTACCACGGTCTTCTAAGCCCATAATTGCATAAGCACTAGCTTTACCTTGATCAAGAGATACAAGTGCACCATTTCTTCTGCCACCGATACGACCTTTAACACGTGGTCTAAATTCGTCAAATGTATGGTTAATGATACCGTAACCACGAGTTTGAGACATAAATTCTGTAGTATAACCAATTAAACCACGAGCAGGAACCATAAAGATAATACGAGTTAAGCCATTATCTGTTGTAACCATATCAAGCATTTCACCTTTACGTTGGCCTAATGACTCGATTACAGGACCTGTATATTCTTGTGGTACTTCACATTGTACACGTTCAAACGGTTCACATTTCACACCATCAATCTCTTTTAAAATAACTTGAGGTTTAGATACTTGTAATTCAAAGCCTTCACGTCTCATGTTTTCTATTAAGATTGATAAATGTAATTCTCCACGACCTGCAACAACCCATTTATCTGGTGACTCAGTTGGTGTAACTTTTAATGAAACGTCTGTTTCTAATTGTTGATCAAGACGTTCTTGAATTTGACGAGATGTTACATAATCGCCTTCACGACCTGCAAATGGTGAATTGTTAACTCTAAATGTCATTTCAAGTGTTGGTTCATCAATTCTTAATACAGGTAACGCATCTTGGTGATCACTTGGCGTTACTGTTTCACCAACGTTAATATCTTCCATACCCGATACGGCAATTAAATCACCAGCATATGCTTCGTTAACTTCTTCACGTTTTAATCCGAAGAAACCAAAGATTTTTGTTACACGGAAGTTTTTAACAGTACCATCTAATTTAATTAAAGATACACTGTCTCCTACACGCATTGTTCCTCGGAACACACGTCCTACACCAATACGTCCTAAATAGTCACTATAGTCTAATAGTGCAATTTGGAATTGTAGCGGCTCTTCTCTATTATCAACTGGTGCTGGTACATAATCGATAATTGTTTCGTATAAAGATTGCATATTTTCATCTTGTTTTTCTGCATCTAAACTTGCAGTACCATTTACAGCTGATGCGTAAACGACTGGGAAATCTAATTGTTCGTCAGAAGCTTCTAACTCGATAAATAGGTCTAATACTTCATCTACTACACCTTCAGCACGTGCTTCTGGTTTATCAATTTTATTTACAACTACAACTGGTTTTAAGTTTTGCTCTAATGCTTTTTTCAATACGAAACGTGTTTGTGGCATCGTTCCCTCATAAGCATCTACTACAAGTACAACACCATCAACCATTTTCATGATACGCTCAACTTCGCCACCGAAGTCAGCATGTCCTGGTGTATCTAAAATATTAATTCGATTGTCTTTATAGTTAACTGCTGTATTTTTAGCAAGGATTGTGATACCACGTTCTCTCTCAATATCATTAGAATCCATTGCTCTTTCGTCTACTTGTTCATTTTCACGGAATATTCCTGATTGTTTTAATAACTCATCTACTAGTGTTGTTTTACCATGGTCAACGTGAGCGATGATAGCTATATTACGAACGTCTTCTCTTCTATTAGTCATTTATACAAATTCCTTTCTCGAGTAAATTCCCACTTTTCTTTGCAACTTTTTTATTATATCATATAATTGGTTAAAGAAAACTATAAAGGTGTGGTAGTATGCAACAAAAAAAATCGAAAGCAATATTCTGGGTACTTGCTGTAGTAGCTGTAGTATTCTTGCTTTTATTTAGCTTTAGTTTAGCTGCAACAAATGTTCCATTGATGATTTTAACACTTATATTATTCATTGCAACATTTGGTTACGGTTTCACTTTAAAAAAGAAATATCGCGAAAACGATTGGCTATAATCGAGTCAAATTTTATATACAATCTATAAAAGCGTCTCAATTCTAAAAAATAGGATTGAGGCGCTTTTCATAGGCTGTTTTTTCTTCTAAAATAATCTTTTATTATTTATTTTTTAAACGTTGTTGCAATAATCCAATGATTTCATTATTTTTTTGAAAATGTTGTTCAATGAGTTCAGCGTGTAATTGTTTATTCGCCATTACAATAGAACTAGGTTCATAAATTGATAGTGCGTCTCCCATTAAATCTGTACCTTTTCCACCTACTTCATTTAAGATGATGTGACCACCAGCAAAATCCCAGGGTTGTAATCGAGGTGTAATATATC
This window harbors:
- a CDS encoding YlaN family protein, with translation MNNAAYDQLNKDADRILQLIKVQMDNLTLPQCPLYEEVLDTQMFGLQKEVDFAVQLGLVDIEVGKDLMLRLEKELSKLHDAFTNV
- a CDS encoding DUF2197 domain-containing protein, which gives rise to MKKVQCIICDTEVFIDQNTLEAKRLRNDPMHTFMCDECKSRLDTPKQRNQVTTYNHL
- the typA gene encoding translational GTPase TypA — encoded protein: MTNRREDVRNIAIIAHVDHGKTTLVDELLKQSGIFRENEQVDERAMDSNDIERERGITILAKNTAVNYKDNRINILDTPGHADFGGEVERIMKMVDGVVLVVDAYEGTMPQTRFVLKKALEQNLKPVVVVNKIDKPEARAEGVVDEVLDLFIELEASDEQLDFPVVYASAVNGTASLDAEKQDENMQSLYETIIDYVPAPVDNREEPLQFQIALLDYSDYLGRIGVGRVFRGTMRVGDSVSLIKLDGTVKNFRVTKIFGFFGLKREEVNEAYAGDLIAVSGMEDINVGETVTPSDHQDALPVLRIDEPTLEMTFRVNNSPFAGREGDYVTSRQIQERLDQQLETDVSLKVTPTESPDKWVVAGRGELHLSILIENMRREGFELQVSKPQVILKEIDGVKCEPFERVQCEVPQEYTGPVIESLGQRKGEMLDMVTTDNGLTRIIFMVPARGLIGYTTEFMSQTRGYGIINHTFDEFRPRVKGRIGGRRNGALVSLDQGKASAYAIMGLEDRGTNFMEPGTEVYEGMVVGEHNRDNDLTVNVTKEKNQTNVRSANKDQTVSMKRPRILTLEEALQFINDDELVEVTPENIRIRKTVLEKSAREKESKRIKQLMQEDD
- a CDS encoding DUF5325 family protein, which encodes MQQKKSKAIFWVLAVVAVVFLLLFSFSLAATNVPLMILTLILFIATFGYGFTLKKKYRENDWL